Genomic segment of Psychrobacter sanguinis:
ATATCATGTGGCAATATGCGATAGCTTCGGCTAAAAGGTTGAAATAAGTCAGCAGAAACATTGTTTTGAGAAGCACTGCTATCTACAGAATTTTTCGCCTTTTGCTGCTTACCTTTATTTTGCTCAGCATGCTCACGTTTTAATAACGCCATCACTATAAAAAAACGTATTAGCATATTCATTTGCCGTCTCCAAGTCAGGTAAGTCAGGTTTTAATGGGATGTTTGTCGGATGATATTCAATAAGTTACACAAAGCATAAATTCTGTACAGGCGTTAGTCTATACAGGCAAGGGTCACTTGTCAGCCAACTTAATAAAAAAATTACTTTTTTAAGGTTGAAAATATACTCAGCTAACCCCACTTTTAGGACAGCCCCATAGCTCATAGCAGAAACAAGAAAATTACCCTTGAAATTCTGTTAAACAACAATATCTTCATGAGTGATATGGGTAAACTTTTATCAACTTAATTGAACTTTTAATGGAGTGAACAATGAATATTCGCCCTTTACATGACCGCATCGTTGTCCGCCGTGTGGAAGAAGAACAAAAAACTGCGGGTGGTATCTTACTACCAGGTTCTGCACAAGAAAAACCTTCTCAAGGCGAAGTCCTAGCTGTTGGCAATGGTCAAATCCGTGACAGCGGTGAAGTCCGTGCTTTAGACGTAAAAGTTGGCGACAAAGTTTTATTCGGTCAATATGCAGGTCAAGCTGTGAAAGTTGACGGCGAAGAATTATTGATTATGAAAGAGTCTGACGTATTAGGCGTCTTGGAAGGTTAATCAAAAGGATTAATAACTTTCTACTTTTGGGTTAGACAGTTGGCGTAGACAATCCACTATTACAACAACAGATTGGCTAAGCTTATAAATTTTCCCAAACTCTTATAACTAAACACTCATTAACTAAAATAACTGGAGAGTATTCTCATGGCTAAAGACGTAAAATTTGGCATTGACGCTCGTAAACAAATGATGGACGGCGTAAACATTCTTGCTAACGCTGTAAGAGTAACCCTAGGTCCTAAAGGCCGTAACGTGGTTATCGATAAATCTTTTGGTGCTCCTGCTATCACTAAAGATGGTGTTTCAGTAGCCAAAGAAATCGAACTTGAAAACAAATTTGAAAACATGGGTGCGCAGCTGGTACGTGAAGTGGCTAGCAAAACCAATGACGTGGCTGGTGATGGTACTACTACAGCAACTGTATTGGCTCAAGCTATCCTAGTTGAGGGTATGAAGTCTGTTGCTGCTGGTATGAACCCAATGGATCTTAAACGTGGTATCGATAAAGCAGTTGCGGCTGCTGTTGCTGAAATCCATAAGATCTCTACCCCAGCAGATGACTCTAAGGCCATCGCTCAAGTAGGCTCTATCTCTGCTAACTCTGACACCAAAATTGGTGAGCTTATCGCTGAAGCAATGGAGAAAGTAGGCAAAAAAGGCGTTATTACTGTTGAAGAAGGTTCAGGCTTCGAAGATTCACTAGAAGTTGTTGAAGGTATGCAGTTTGACCGTGGCTATATCAGCCCATACTTCGCTAACAAGCAAGACAGCTTAACTGCTGAGTTTGAAAACCCATTCATTCTGCTTGTTGACAAAAAAATCAGCAACATCCGTGAAATCGTGCCATTACTTGAGCAAGTAATGCAGCAAAGCAAACCACTACTAATCATTGCTGAAGACGTAGAAAACGAAGCATTGGCTACTCTAGTAGTAAACAACATGCGTGGTGGCTTGAAAACTTGTGCGGTTAAAGCACCAGGTTTTGGCGACCGTCGTAAAGCAATGCTACAAGACATCGCTATCTTAACTGGTGGTACGGTTATCTCTGAAGAAGTGGGTCTAAGCTTAGAAAACGCGACTATCGAACACTTAGGTACTGCTAAGAAAGTAACTGTTGGTAAAGAAAACACTGTGATCGTTGATGGTGCTGGCTCTAAAGCTGAAATCGAATCACGCGTTGAGTCTATCAACCGTCAAATCGAAGAATCTACTTCAGATTATGACAAAGAAAAACTACAAGAGCGTGTGGCCAAATTATCAGGTGGTGTTGCCGTTATTAAAGTGGGCGCAGCTACTGAAACCGCTATGAAAGAGAAGAAAGACCGTGTAGATGATGCGCTACATGCGACTCGCGCTGCGGTTGAAGAAGGTGTGGTACCTGGTGGTGGTGTTGCTATGGTTCGTGCTTTAAATGCATTAGCTGATCTACAAGGCGACAACGATGACCAAAACGCGGGTATCAACATTTTACGCCGTGCAATGGAAGCACCACTACGTCAAATCGTTACTAACGCAGGTGATGAAGCTTCTGTGGTAGTTAACGAAGTGAAAAATGGTTCTGGTAACTTCGGTTATAACGCAGCGACTGGCGTATACGGCGATATGCTAGAGATGGGTATCCTTGACCCAGCTAAAGTATCTCGTTCAGCGTTAGAGCACGCAGCTTCTGTTGCTGGCCTGATGCTTACTACTGAAGCCATGATCACAGATAAGCCAGAAGACAATGACGCTATGGCTGGCATGGGTGCTGGTGGTATGGGCGGCATGGGTGGTATGGGCGGCATGATGTAATCGTCCCCCTTCCCCTTAATTGTTCATGATACGCTAAAGGCGTAACTGGCAAACGAAACCCTGATAGGCAATTGCTTATCGGGGTTTTTTATTGTCTAAGTGCTTGCTTATAACTTACAAAACTTAAGGTTATTGATCAGCCTCATCCCGTCTAAATGTCCAGTTATGCTCATCAGACAGTTCTTCCACATAATAATAACCTGCCAAATCAAAGTTTTTTAAGTCCTCTGCCTGAGTTATTTTATTGTCAGCGGCGTATTTCACCATCAAACCACGTGCTTTTTTGGCATAGAAGCTGATCACTTTATACTTGCCACTTTTTTCATCTTCAAATCGCGGTGTAATAATCTGCGCTTGTAATGACTTTTTCTTTACTGACTTAAAGTATTCATTAGACGCTAGATTAATCAACACATTGTCTTCGCCCTGCTCAGCAGCTTGACCCATTCTTTGGTTAATCACCTCAGTAATATGTTCACCCCAGAATTGATACAGATTATCGCCGCGCTCGTTTTCAAGCTTAGTACCCATCTCAAGACGATAAGGTTGAATTAAATCTAGTGGTTTTAGTACCCCATATAGTCCTGACAAGATACCCAAATGTTCATTAAGATAAATCACTGTCTCTTTATCTAAATTATACATATCAAGACCGGTATACACATCGCCGTCAAATAAATAGCCAGCCGCTTTGGCATTGTCTTGAGTAAACGGACTGGTATCAATCCATGACCACTGTTGATTTCTTTGTGCATTTAGCTGAGCCAAATCATCAGAAATACTCATCAACTCCTGTAAATCTACAGGCTCTTTAGACTTTAATACTTTCATCAATTCTTGCGCATGCTCAATGAGCTGTGGCTGACTGTAGTGGCTGCCCAGATTAACAGGTATCTCATCGCTCTCATTTAGACTTTTTGCGGGAGACAATACAAAGTACATAATTTTATCCTCAATTTATTTATTTTGTGGTTTTAACCTAATCCAAAACTTTTAATTTATATAGTTTAACAAGTTTAAGTCGACCATGACTAATTGCTATCAATAACTAATCACCTATTTGATTTTATAGTGAGTCATTCAGAGCAATTTTTTCTCGCATTTATAGATAACCTTGTGTTATGTTTCACGTTAACTTTCGAAAAGTACATAAATTAAAGTTTTTGATTAAATTTAACTGGTCGGTCATATTTCTACGATGAATTTTTTTAATTTATATTCCTATAATAAATTCCCGTGATGGTATTCACTTAGCCATTTATTAAATTGATAACCTTTAGTTCTATGACTATAAACCAGATGTTTTCATCAAGGAAGGTTAGATGTTTAGATGACCTTATGTGAATAAAGCCAAAATTTACATCCATTAATTAAGCTAGGAGCGAACATGATAATAGGCACAATTCAAGCCAAGCAGGCATTTGAAGGACGCGTTGCAATTACGCCCGACTCAGTAAAAAAACTTATTAAGCTTGGCCATGACGTGATTATTGAATCTGGTGCAGGTCAACATGCCTATTATGATGATACCGCTTATCTCAATGCCGGCGCTAAAGTCGCCAGCGAATCTGAAGTATTGTCTCAAGCAAACATTATTTGTGTGGTTCAAAACTTAACCGCAGAGCAGATCGCTCAACTGTCTACCGGTAGCATCGTCATCGGTATGCTTGACCCTTACCGCAATGATCAGTTAGACAACTATGCGCAACAAGGGGTAACTGCCTATGCGATGGAGCTACTACCCCGCACACTATCTCGTGCGCAAAACATGGACGTACTGTCCTCCCAAGCCAACTTAGCCGGTTATAAAGCAGTACTGATGGCGGCCAATGAGTACGCCCGTCCCTTCCCAATGTTTATGACCTCGGCTGGTACGGTTAAGCCTGCCAAAGTGGTTATCTTAGGGGTGGGTGTGGCTGGTCTTCAAGCCATTGCTACTGCTAAGCGTTTGGGCGCTGTGGTTGAAGCCAGTGACCTACGTCCCGCAGCCAAAGAGCAAGTGGAGTCGTTGGGTGGCAAATGGCTAGATGTACCGATGAGCGATGAGGAAAAAGAAAAGGCTAAATCAACAGGCGGCTATGCTTGGACCCCTTCTGAGCAATACATGAAAGATCAGGCTGCCGTAGTCGATAAAGCGGTCTCAAATGCAGATATTGTTATTACCACAGCTCAGATTCCAGGTCGTAATGCGCCAAGATTAGTGCATAAAACGACACTAGACAAAATGAAAGCAGGTTCAGTATTAATCGATATGGCCGCAAGCTCAGGTGGTAACGTTGAAGGTACTGTCTCTGGAGAGACCATTGTCACAGGAAATGGCGTACGTATCATCGGCGCCGCCAACATTCCAGCAAGCTTAGCGGCGCAGTCCTCTGACTTATATGCCAATAACTTAGTGAACTTTATTACCACTTTATTTGATAAAGACAACAACAATGCCTTAACGATTAACCTTGAAGATGAAATTCAGGGAGCTTTAGCAGTGACCCATAGTGGTGAGGTGCGTTTACAGCGTA
This window contains:
- a CDS encoding co-chaperone GroES; the encoded protein is MNIRPLHDRIVVRRVEEEQKTAGGILLPGSAQEKPSQGEVLAVGNGQIRDSGEVRALDVKVGDKVLFGQYAGQAVKVDGEELLIMKESDVLGVLEG
- the groL gene encoding chaperonin GroEL (60 kDa chaperone family; promotes refolding of misfolded polypeptides especially under stressful conditions; forms two stacked rings of heptamers to form a barrel-shaped 14mer; ends can be capped by GroES; misfolded proteins enter the barrel where they are refolded when GroES binds); this translates as MAKDVKFGIDARKQMMDGVNILANAVRVTLGPKGRNVVIDKSFGAPAITKDGVSVAKEIELENKFENMGAQLVREVASKTNDVAGDGTTTATVLAQAILVEGMKSVAAGMNPMDLKRGIDKAVAAAVAEIHKISTPADDSKAIAQVGSISANSDTKIGELIAEAMEKVGKKGVITVEEGSGFEDSLEVVEGMQFDRGYISPYFANKQDSLTAEFENPFILLVDKKISNIREIVPLLEQVMQQSKPLLIIAEDVENEALATLVVNNMRGGLKTCAVKAPGFGDRRKAMLQDIAILTGGTVISEEVGLSLENATIEHLGTAKKVTVGKENTVIVDGAGSKAEIESRVESINRQIEESTSDYDKEKLQERVAKLSGGVAVIKVGAATETAMKEKKDRVDDALHATRAAVEEGVVPGGGVAMVRALNALADLQGDNDDQNAGINILRRAMEAPLRQIVTNAGDEASVVVNEVKNGSGNFGYNAATGVYGDMLEMGILDPAKVSRSALEHAASVAGLMLTTEAMITDKPEDNDAMAGMGAGGMGGMGGMGGMM
- the yaaA gene encoding peroxide stress protein YaaA encodes the protein MYFVLSPAKSLNESDEIPVNLGSHYSQPQLIEHAQELMKVLKSKEPVDLQELMSISDDLAQLNAQRNQQWSWIDTSPFTQDNAKAAGYLFDGDVYTGLDMYNLDKETVIYLNEHLGILSGLYGVLKPLDLIQPYRLEMGTKLENERGDNLYQFWGEHITEVINQRMGQAAEQGEDNVLINLASNEYFKSVKKKSLQAQIITPRFEDEKSGKYKVISFYAKKARGLMVKYAADNKITQAEDLKNFDLAGYYYVEELSDEHNWTFRRDEADQ
- a CDS encoding Re/Si-specific NAD(P)(+) transhydrogenase subunit alpha codes for the protein MIIGTIQAKQAFEGRVAITPDSVKKLIKLGHDVIIESGAGQHAYYDDTAYLNAGAKVASESEVLSQANIICVVQNLTAEQIAQLSTGSIVIGMLDPYRNDQLDNYAQQGVTAYAMELLPRTLSRAQNMDVLSSQANLAGYKAVLMAANEYARPFPMFMTSAGTVKPAKVVILGVGVAGLQAIATAKRLGAVVEASDLRPAAKEQVESLGGKWLDVPMSDEEKEKAKSTGGYAWTPSEQYMKDQAAVVDKAVSNADIVITTAQIPGRNAPRLVHKTTLDKMKAGSVLIDMAASSGGNVEGTVSGETIVTGNGVRIIGAANIPASLAAQSSDLYANNLVNFITTLFDKDNNNALTINLEDEIQGALAVTHSGEVRLQRR